The Hyphomonas sediminis genome contains a region encoding:
- a CDS encoding CinA family protein, translating into MQTLLPLAAEIGGILKARRETVGISESSAGGLISAALLAAPGASRYYRGGGVIYTPQAFRGLLGFTREDLGDKRSSTEPYARMLAGRIRELLDADWGLCETGASGPTGNMYGDDAGHTCVALAGPNGFLISRTLETGIPDREANMRLFAAEALDLLRGGLG; encoded by the coding sequence ATGCAGACATTATTGCCTCTCGCCGCTGAAATCGGCGGCATCCTGAAGGCCCGGCGGGAGACTGTCGGGATTTCGGAATCTTCCGCTGGCGGACTGATCTCGGCGGCGTTGCTGGCGGCGCCGGGAGCCTCCCGCTACTACCGGGGCGGGGGCGTGATCTATACGCCGCAAGCCTTCCGGGGCCTGCTGGGATTTACCCGCGAAGACCTGGGCGACAAGCGCTCTTCCACCGAGCCATACGCCAGGATGCTGGCGGGCCGTATCCGCGAGCTGCTGGATGCTGACTGGGGCCTGTGTGAAACCGGCGCTTCCGGCCCGACGGGGAACATGTATGGCGACGATGCCGGGCACACCTGCGTGGCGCTGGCCGGGCCGAACGGCTTCCTGATTTCACGCACGCTGGAAACGGGGATTCCCGACCGCGAGGCGAATATGCGCCTGTTTGCGGCAGAGGCGCTGGACCTGCTGCGCGGCGGGCTGGGATAA
- the fabG gene encoding 3-oxoacyl-[acyl-carrier-protein] reductase — MFDLTGRTALVTGASGGIGRAIAQALSEAGAKVALSGTREAVLQEVAATLKGETAIVPCNLSDPDAVDALVGQAEAAIGPLDILVANAGITRDKLLIQMKDDDWSDVINVNLGSYFRLTKSAVRGMMKRRHGRIIGITSVVGVTGNPGQTNYCASKAGMIGFTKSIAQEVASRGITANTIAPGFIESPMTDVLPEAQKTALLGQIPAGRLGQGGDIAAAAVYLASNEAAYVTGQTLHVNGGMAMI, encoded by the coding sequence ATGTTCGACCTGACCGGCCGTACGGCCCTTGTTACCGGCGCTTCGGGCGGCATTGGCCGCGCCATCGCGCAGGCCCTTTCCGAAGCTGGCGCGAAGGTGGCCCTGTCGGGCACGCGGGAAGCCGTGCTGCAGGAAGTGGCCGCCACGCTGAAAGGCGAAACGGCCATCGTGCCGTGCAACCTGTCCGACCCCGACGCGGTTGACGCGCTGGTGGGCCAGGCAGAAGCGGCCATCGGCCCGCTGGACATCCTGGTGGCGAACGCCGGCATCACCCGCGACAAGCTCCTCATCCAGATGAAGGATGACGACTGGAGCGACGTGATCAATGTTAACCTGGGAAGCTACTTCCGGCTGACAAAATCGGCTGTGAGGGGAATGATGAAGCGCCGCCATGGCCGCATCATCGGAATCACATCGGTTGTCGGCGTGACCGGAAACCCCGGCCAGACAAATTATTGTGCCTCCAAGGCAGGGATGATCGGCTTCACCAAGTCGATCGCCCAGGAGGTCGCCTCGCGCGGAATCACCGCCAATACGATTGCCCCCGGCTTCATCGAATCGCCGATGACCGATGTGCTCCCGGAGGCCCAGAAAACGGCGCTTTTGGGGCAGATTCCGGCTGGCCGGCTCGGACAAGGCGGCGACATCGCCGCCGCGGCAGTGTATCTTGCCTCTAATGAAGCGGCCTATGTCACGGGCCAGACGCTGCACGTAAATGGCGGCATGGCAATGATTTAG
- the fabD gene encoding ACP S-malonyltransferase: MTLAFIFPGQGSQEIGMGKALADAFPAAKAVFDEVDEALGQKLSALMWEGDIAELTLTANTQPALMAHSVAAMRALEAGFGLSAKDAAFVAGHSLGEYSALAAAGSISVSDTARLLRIRGNAMQSAVQPGQGAMAALLGADYDQAEAACKAGRETGGVCDIANDNAPGQLVISGTKAAIDAAVAWAQGNGVKKAMALNVSAPFHCGLMQPAADAMQAALAETAIQAPIVPLVANVMASAVTDPETIRQNLVKQVTGRVRWTESVQYMVGQGVTTTGEAGAGKVLTVMQRRIEKSLSGFTLGTPEDLEAFAAAIKG, encoded by the coding sequence ATGACCCTCGCATTCATTTTCCCCGGTCAGGGCAGCCAGGAAATTGGCATGGGCAAGGCGCTCGCCGACGCATTTCCGGCGGCGAAAGCCGTTTTCGATGAGGTGGACGAGGCGCTGGGGCAGAAGCTTTCCGCGCTGATGTGGGAAGGCGACATTGCCGAACTCACGCTGACCGCCAACACCCAGCCGGCGCTGATGGCCCACTCCGTGGCCGCCATGCGCGCGCTGGAGGCTGGCTTTGGCCTTTCGGCGAAGGACGCAGCTTTCGTGGCGGGTCACTCGCTGGGCGAATATTCGGCCCTGGCCGCGGCTGGGTCTATCAGCGTTTCGGATACCGCGCGCCTCCTGCGCATCCGTGGCAACGCCATGCAGTCTGCCGTGCAGCCCGGACAGGGCGCGATGGCGGCCCTGCTGGGCGCCGATTACGATCAGGCTGAAGCGGCCTGCAAGGCGGGCCGGGAAACCGGCGGCGTGTGCGACATTGCCAATGACAACGCCCCCGGCCAGCTGGTCATCTCCGGCACCAAGGCGGCGATTGATGCGGCTGTTGCCTGGGCACAGGGCAATGGCGTGAAGAAGGCGATGGCGCTGAACGTGTCTGCGCCCTTCCATTGCGGCCTGATGCAGCCGGCGGCCGATGCCATGCAGGCGGCGCTTGCCGAGACCGCCATTCAGGCGCCGATCGTGCCGCTGGTGGCCAATGTCATGGCCAGCGCTGTCACGGACCCCGAGACGATCCGGCAGAATCTTGTGAAACAGGTGACAGGCCGGGTTCGCTGGACTGAGTCGGTGCAGTACATGGTTGGTCAGGGCGTCACCACGACCGGTGAAGCCGGGGCTGGCAAGGTTCTGACCGTGATGCAGCGCCGGATCGAGAAATCACTCAGCGGCTTCACCCTCGGCACGCCCGAGGACCTCGAAGCCTTCGCAGCAGCGATCAAAGGATAA
- a CDS encoding replicative DNA helicase produces MTEQKPAKASLAPPNNLAAEAAVLGAILFDNNVYQFIADILTPGDFYAPAHQELYSVAASMIQLGRVADGVTLREYFEQREKLAEIGGAKYLVDLLDAAAFGPEVKDYARIIRDLAIRRELINVGGTIQSTALTPEPDDTGSVLINKAERALFDLAERGSAERGFSSFAEALADSLVTAEAAFKRGGKIAGIPTGLRDLDSQLGGFHRSDLLILAGRPSMGKTSLATNIAYNAAAAYKYEVQDDGAKKTIDGAIVAFFSLEMSNEQLATRILAERTGINAHRIRQGDLTKADFEQLVEATSELQNLPLFIDDTGGISISELTARSRRLQRSVGLDMIVIDYLQLITVSNSGGQANRVQEVTQITTALKALAKDLNVPIVALSQLSRAVEQRDDKRPQLSDLRESGSIEQDADIVMFVFREEYYLARTEPAADPNDPSSNDKWKAWRTRMDQVYGTAEVIVSKQRHGPIGTVKLAFDSNVTRFGDLDKSRMGEDVFE; encoded by the coding sequence ATGACTGAGCAAAAGCCAGCAAAAGCGTCACTTGCGCCGCCCAACAATCTCGCGGCCGAAGCCGCCGTGCTCGGCGCCATCCTGTTCGACAACAACGTCTATCAGTTCATCGCCGACATCCTCACGCCGGGCGATTTCTATGCCCCGGCCCACCAGGAACTCTATTCCGTCGCCGCTTCGATGATCCAGCTCGGCCGCGTGGCCGACGGCGTCACCCTGCGCGAATATTTCGAGCAGCGCGAAAAGCTCGCCGAGATCGGCGGCGCCAAATACCTGGTTGACCTGCTGGACGCCGCCGCCTTCGGCCCGGAGGTGAAGGACTATGCGCGCATCATCCGCGACCTCGCCATCCGCCGCGAACTCATCAATGTCGGCGGCACGATCCAGTCCACCGCGCTGACGCCGGAGCCAGACGATACCGGCTCGGTCCTCATCAACAAGGCCGAGCGCGCCCTGTTCGATCTTGCCGAGCGCGGCAGCGCCGAACGCGGCTTCTCCAGCTTCGCCGAAGCCCTCGCCGATTCGCTCGTCACCGCCGAAGCCGCCTTCAAGCGCGGCGGCAAGATCGCCGGTATCCCCACCGGCCTGCGCGATCTCGACAGCCAGCTAGGCGGCTTCCACCGGTCCGACCTTCTGATCCTCGCCGGCCGTCCGTCGATGGGAAAAACCTCGCTCGCCACCAACATCGCCTACAACGCCGCAGCCGCCTACAAATACGAAGTGCAGGATGACGGCGCGAAGAAAACAATTGATGGCGCCATCGTCGCCTTCTTCTCGCTCGAGATGTCGAACGAGCAGCTCGCCACGCGTATTCTCGCCGAGCGCACCGGCATCAACGCCCACCGCATCCGCCAGGGCGATCTCACCAAGGCCGACTTTGAACAGCTCGTCGAAGCCACGTCCGAACTCCAGAACCTGCCGCTCTTCATCGACGATACAGGCGGAATTTCCATCAGTGAGCTGACGGCCCGTTCGCGCCGCCTTCAGCGCTCGGTCGGCCTCGACATGATCGTGATCGACTATCTGCAGCTGATCACCGTGTCCAATTCCGGCGGCCAGGCAAACCGCGTCCAGGAGGTGACCCAGATCACTACCGCCCTGAAAGCGCTGGCGAAGGATCTCAACGTCCCCATCGTCGCCCTGTCCCAGCTCTCGCGCGCCGTCGAACAGCGCGACGACAAGCGCCCGCAGCTCTCGGACCTGCGCGAATCCGGCTCGATCGAGCAGGACGCCGACATCGTGATGTTCGTGTTCCGTGAGGAATATTATCTTGCGCGGACAGAGCCTGCCGCCGATCCGAACGATCCGTCATCGAACGATAAATGGAAAGCCTGGCGCACGCGCATGGACCAGGTCTACGGCACCGCCGAAGTCATCGTCTCCAAGCAGCGTCACGGCCCCATCGGCACCGTCAAGCTCGCCTTCGACTCCAACGTCACACGCTTCGGAGACCTCGACAAATCCCGCATGGGCGAAGATGTGTTCGAGTAG
- the rpsR gene encoding 30S ribosomal protein S18 has protein sequence MAQKINITNIPARRPFGRRRKVDPFTGQNAQEIDYKDVKLLQRYISEKGKIVPSRITAVNLKNQRKLAQAIKRARMLALLPFEVK, from the coding sequence ATGGCACAAAAAATCAACATCACGAACATTCCTGCCCGCCGCCCGTTCGGTCGCCGCCGCAAGGTCGATCCGTTCACCGGTCAGAACGCGCAGGAAATCGACTACAAAGACGTGAAGCTGCTCCAGCGTTACATCTCTGAAAAAGGGAAGATCGTTCCGAGCCGCATCACTGCCGTGAACCTCAAGAACCAGCGCAAGCTTGCTCAGGCGATCAAACGCGCCCGCATGCTGGCCCTGCTGCCGTTCGAAGTGAAGTAA
- the fabF gene encoding beta-ketoacyl-ACP synthase II — MSKRRVVITGIGIVSPLANGREATWERLIAGKSGAGKIDVFDASDMPCKIAFQVPWASGRGGGEGDPHAFDPDKVLSAKEQRRIDEFILYGIAAADEALEDAGWKPETDEEKERSGVMIGSGIGGLESIYDTAITLHEHGPRKVSPFFIPSALINLASGQVSIRHGLKGPNHAVVTACATGAHAIGDSARLIQYGDADVMVAGGAEAVIGRIGIAGFCAAKAMSTNFNDTPEKASRPYDKDRDGFVMGDGAAVLVLEEYEHAKKRGAKIYAEVMGYGLTGDAHHITAPAEGAEGGYRAMKMALKNSGIDPTEIDYVNAHGTSTPKGDEGEAGAVERAFGEHAKNISMSSTKSAVGHLLGAAGAIEAAFCALAIRDQVMPPTLNLDNPSFETVLDLIPHKAKKGQVRAAMSNSFGFGGTNASLVLRKVD; from the coding sequence ATGTCGAAGCGTCGCGTCGTCATCACCGGAATCGGCATTGTTTCGCCGCTCGCCAATGGCCGTGAGGCCACCTGGGAACGACTGATTGCCGGTAAATCCGGGGCAGGGAAGATCGACGTCTTCGATGCGTCCGATATGCCGTGCAAGATCGCTTTCCAGGTTCCGTGGGCCTCTGGCCGCGGTGGCGGGGAGGGCGATCCGCACGCCTTTGATCCGGACAAGGTGCTCTCCGCCAAGGAGCAGCGCCGGATAGATGAGTTTATCCTTTACGGGATTGCTGCAGCAGATGAAGCCCTCGAGGATGCCGGCTGGAAGCCGGAAACCGACGAGGAAAAGGAACGTTCAGGTGTTATGATCGGTTCGGGCATCGGTGGACTTGAGTCCATCTATGACACGGCCATCACCCTGCACGAGCATGGCCCGCGCAAGGTCAGCCCGTTCTTCATTCCGTCTGCCCTGATCAACCTCGCCTCCGGCCAGGTTTCCATCCGCCACGGTCTCAAAGGCCCCAACCACGCTGTGGTGACGGCCTGTGCCACCGGCGCTCACGCGATTGGCGATTCTGCCCGTCTCATCCAGTACGGCGATGCCGACGTGATGGTGGCTGGTGGCGCTGAAGCCGTGATCGGCCGTATCGGCATCGCAGGTTTCTGCGCTGCCAAGGCCATGTCCACCAACTTTAACGACACGCCCGAGAAGGCGTCGCGCCCTTATGACAAGGACCGTGATGGCTTCGTGATGGGCGATGGCGCCGCTGTGCTCGTGCTCGAAGAGTATGAGCACGCCAAGAAGCGTGGTGCCAAGATCTATGCCGAGGTCATGGGCTACGGCCTGACCGGGGATGCTCACCACATTACGGCGCCTGCCGAGGGCGCTGAGGGGGGCTACCGCGCCATGAAGATGGCGCTGAAGAACTCCGGCATCGATCCGACCGAGATCGATTACGTCAACGCTCACGGAACCTCCACGCCGAAGGGCGATGAAGGCGAAGCGGGCGCGGTCGAGCGCGCCTTTGGCGAGCATGCGAAGAACATTTCGATGTCTTCCACCAAGTCTGCCGTTGGCCACCTTCTGGGGGCTGCCGGTGCGATCGAGGCGGCGTTTTGCGCCCTCGCGATCCGCGACCAGGTGATGCCGCCGACGCTCAACCTCGACAATCCGAGCTTCGAGACTGTGCTGGATCTTATTCCGCACAAGGCGAAGAAGGGCCAAGTTCGCGCGGCTATGTCCAACAGCTTCGGCTTTGGTGGTACCAACGCATCGCTTGTCCTGCGCAAGGTCGACTGA
- the rpsF gene encoding 30S ribosomal protein S6, producing the protein MALYEHVVITRPDISPAQVESFVEEMTTFLTEKGATVGKTEYWGLRSLAYPIKKQRKGHYSLLNIDAPAEAIHELERRQRLSEDVMRYMTVRVETLSDEPSPVLSRKERRPRD; encoded by the coding sequence ATGGCACTATACGAGCATGTCGTGATCACACGGCCTGACATCTCGCCCGCCCAGGTTGAATCTTTCGTTGAAGAGATGACCACCTTCCTCACGGAAAAAGGCGCAACGGTCGGCAAGACCGAATACTGGGGCCTTCGCAGCCTCGCTTACCCGATCAAGAAACAGCGTAAGGGTCACTACTCGCTGCTCAACATCGACGCGCCTGCCGAAGCCATCCACGAACTCGAGCGCCGTCAGCGCCTTTCCGAGGACGTGATGCGCTACATGACCGTCCGCGTTGAAACGCTGAGCGACGAGCCTTCGCCGGTTCTGTCGCGCAAAGAACGCCGTCCGCGCGACTAA
- a CDS encoding acyl carrier protein, with protein MSDVFERVKKIVVENLDVEADKVVESASFIDDLGADSLDLVELVMAFEEEFNIEIPDDVQESIRSVGDAVSHIKAHV; from the coding sequence ATGTCTGACGTTTTTGAACGTGTGAAGAAAATCGTTGTCGAAAATCTCGACGTTGAAGCCGACAAAGTCGTTGAGAGCGCAAGCTTCATCGACGACCTCGGCGCTGACTCGCTGGACCTCGTCGAACTCGTGATGGCCTTCGAAGAAGAGTTCAACATCGAGATCCCGGACGACGTTCAGGAATCGATCCGTTCGGTCGGCGATGCCGTCTCGCACATCAAGGCTCACGTCTAA
- the rplI gene encoding 50S ribosomal protein L9: protein MQVILLERIERLGKIGDEVNVKNGFARNFLIPQGKALIANDRNRKRFEVEREVIEARNAAARESAQTEAEKLEGATFVLIRQAGETGQLYGSVSARDVAEAAEAAGYKVDRAAVRLDKPIKAIGLSEVSVRLHAEVSVKVQVNVARSAEEAERQEKGEDIVASLQAANQALADEQASELAAAAAERAELGGEEE from the coding sequence ATGCAAGTCATCCTCCTTGAGCGTATCGAACGCCTCGGCAAAATCGGCGACGAAGTGAATGTGAAGAACGGCTTCGCCCGTAACTTCCTCATCCCGCAGGGCAAGGCTCTCATCGCCAACGACCGGAACCGCAAGCGGTTCGAAGTCGAGCGTGAAGTCATCGAAGCCCGCAACGCCGCTGCCCGTGAATCGGCCCAGACCGAAGCAGAAAAGCTCGAAGGCGCAACCTTCGTGCTCATCCGCCAGGCTGGCGAAACCGGCCAGCTGTACGGATCGGTCTCGGCCCGCGACGTGGCAGAAGCTGCAGAAGCCGCCGGCTACAAGGTCGACCGCGCTGCGGTTCGCCTCGACAAGCCGATCAAGGCTATCGGCCTCTCCGAAGTCTCGGTCCGCCTGCATGCTGAAGTCAGCGTGAAGGTTCAGGTCAACGTGGCCCGTTCGGCTGAAGAAGCCGAGCGTCAGGAAAAAGGCGAAGACATCGTCGCCTCGCTCCAGGCTGCCAACCAGGCCCTCGCCGACGAGCAAGCCAGCGAACTCGCTGCCGCTGCTGCCGAACGCGCAGAACTGGGCGGCGAAGAAGAGTAA
- a CDS encoding YicC/YloC family endoribonuclease produces the protein MTGLSGMTGFARVTGEASWGGWAWEAKSVNGRSLDVRVNLPPGAEQLEREVKAMAATRFNRGSLQVGLRVELAASASGATINEALLKDLMAVSRKLSGEPTPEAVATLMMVKGVVETGTSSTRDVLSDADTLAMLQAGAGAALDELAQGRKAEGVDLNALLSDLLNQMEALKAEAETHAAGQPEAIRAKLAKQLEDLDREGRVDAERFAAEAALSAAKADVREELDRLAAHIRTGRELLKAGSPAGRKLDFLAQELNREANTLCSKSTSLDLTNAGLGLKGVIDQFKEQSANVE, from the coding sequence ATGACAGGTCTGTCAGGGATGACGGGGTTCGCACGGGTGACCGGCGAAGCCAGCTGGGGCGGTTGGGCCTGGGAAGCAAAGAGCGTCAACGGACGCTCGCTGGATGTGCGGGTGAACCTGCCGCCGGGCGCCGAGCAGCTTGAGCGCGAGGTGAAAGCCATGGCGGCGACGCGGTTCAATCGCGGTTCGCTGCAGGTGGGCCTGCGGGTCGAGCTGGCAGCCTCTGCCTCCGGCGCGACGATCAATGAGGCGCTTCTGAAAGATCTGATGGCGGTTTCCCGCAAGCTCTCTGGCGAGCCGACACCGGAAGCTGTGGCCACGCTGATGATGGTGAAAGGCGTCGTTGAAACGGGCACCTCCTCGACGCGGGACGTGCTGTCGGATGCCGATACGCTCGCCATGCTGCAGGCAGGCGCGGGCGCTGCGCTCGATGAGCTTGCGCAAGGCCGCAAAGCGGAAGGCGTGGACCTCAATGCATTGCTGAGCGATCTGCTCAACCAGATGGAAGCGCTGAAAGCGGAAGCCGAGACCCATGCGGCCGGCCAGCCTGAAGCCATCCGCGCGAAACTCGCCAAACAGCTCGAAGACCTCGACCGGGAAGGCCGGGTGGATGCTGAACGCTTTGCCGCGGAAGCAGCGCTCTCCGCAGCGAAAGCCGATGTGCGCGAGGAACTCGACCGTCTGGCCGCGCATATCCGTACTGGACGCGAGCTGCTGAAGGCAGGCTCTCCGGCGGGCCGGAAGCTCGATTTCCTGGCGCAGGAGCTCAACCGCGAGGCCAATACGCTCTGCTCGAAATCCACAAGCCTCGATTTGACGAATGCGGGGCTTGGCCTCAAAGGGGTGATCGACCAGTTCAAGGAGCAATCGGCCAATGTCGAATAG
- the gmk gene encoding guanylate kinase, which yields MSNSGHPKDTGRRRGLMLVLSSPSGAGKTTLSRKLLEEFNDVKLSVSATTRPPRPNEIDGKDYFFKSVDDFRGMIDRREFLEWAHVFDKYYGTPKADTVARLDAGEDVLFDVDWQGADALHDQMPNDVVSVFILPPSIEALKDRLMGREGSTPDMVSRRMEDAKREIMHWRRYDYVIVNDQLEVAYQRLKRILLVERLKRLRQLDLEHHVRALLGELDPA from the coding sequence ATGTCGAATAGCGGACACCCGAAGGATACCGGCCGCCGCCGGGGGCTCATGCTGGTGCTGTCGAGCCCGTCGGGCGCCGGCAAGACGACGCTTTCGCGCAAGCTGCTGGAAGAATTCAACGATGTGAAACTCTCCGTCTCGGCCACAACGCGCCCGCCGCGCCCAAATGAGATTGACGGGAAGGACTATTTCTTCAAATCGGTGGACGACTTCCGGGGGATGATCGACCGGCGCGAATTCCTCGAATGGGCGCATGTGTTCGACAAGTATTACGGCACGCCGAAAGCGGACACGGTCGCACGGCTCGATGCGGGTGAAGACGTTCTGTTCGATGTGGACTGGCAGGGCGCCGACGCGCTGCATGACCAGATGCCAAACGATGTGGTGTCCGTGTTCATCCTGCCGCCGAGCATCGAAGCGCTGAAGGATCGGCTGATGGGGCGTGAAGGCTCAACGCCGGATATGGTGTCCCGCCGCATGGAAGACGCCAAGCGCGAGATCATGCATTGGCGCCGCTATGACTATGTGATCGTCAACGACCAGCTGGAAGTGGCGTATCAGCGGCTGAAGCGCATCCTGCTGGTGGAGCGCCTGAAGCGCCTGCGCCAGCTGGATCTTGAGCATCACGTGCGCGCCCTGCTGGGCGAACTCGATCCGGCCTGA
- the mltG gene encoding endolytic transglycosylase MltG, whose product MGFLKTLVTWVFVLAFIVAAGLVAGWAWLNNEMTKPGPLAQEVIFTVSDGETLTSVAARLEDDGIIADRQVLLTKSRIEAQMGGEQPHVKTGEYIIEPHISVAGVMSILIEGRSVLHRITLPEGRTTAQLLRVIEADEILEGEMPEVLPEEGSLLPDTYMYHRGMTRTQLIEKAQKAQADLLAELWPERQEGIPVTTPYEAVILASIVERETGIAAERDEIAALFTTRLKKGMRLQSDPTIIYGISKGEPLYNKQGQRRTLYRSEIDRHTDWNTYQIDGLPITPICNPGREAIAAVLNPPETEYIFFVADGKGGHLFAKTLAEHNRNVAAYRAFERKEIERERQGE is encoded by the coding sequence ATGGGATTCCTGAAGACGCTCGTCACCTGGGTGTTCGTGCTGGCATTCATTGTAGCAGCGGGTCTGGTTGCTGGCTGGGCCTGGCTCAACAACGAGATGACCAAGCCGGGGCCGCTGGCGCAGGAAGTCATCTTCACGGTTTCCGATGGCGAAACGCTGACCAGCGTGGCTGCGCGGCTTGAGGATGATGGCATCATCGCCGACCGGCAGGTGCTGCTTACCAAGAGCCGGATCGAGGCGCAGATGGGCGGCGAGCAGCCTCATGTGAAAACGGGCGAATACATCATCGAGCCGCACATCTCGGTTGCCGGCGTTATGAGTATTCTCATCGAGGGGCGTTCCGTGCTCCACCGGATCACGCTGCCCGAAGGGCGCACGACGGCGCAGCTGCTGCGGGTCATCGAGGCGGACGAGATCCTTGAGGGCGAGATGCCCGAAGTGCTGCCCGAGGAAGGCTCGCTACTGCCCGACACCTATATGTATCATCGCGGCATGACACGCACGCAGCTGATCGAGAAGGCCCAGAAAGCGCAGGCCGACCTGCTGGCCGAGCTGTGGCCCGAGCGGCAGGAAGGCATTCCGGTCACCACGCCGTATGAGGCGGTGATCCTGGCCTCGATCGTTGAGCGTGAAACCGGCATCGCAGCCGAGCGTGACGAGATCGCCGCGCTGTTCACGACGCGCCTGAAAAAGGGCATGCGCCTGCAGAGCGATCCAACGATCATCTACGGCATCTCAAAGGGCGAGCCGCTCTACAACAAGCAGGGCCAGCGCCGGACGCTGTACCGCTCCGAGATTGATCGGCATACGGACTGGAACACATACCAGATTGACGGTCTGCCGATCACGCCGATCTGTAATCCGGGACGCGAGGCGATCGCGGCGGTGCTCAATCCTCCGGAAACGGAATACATATTCTTCGTGGCCGACGGCAAAGGCGGACACCTGTTCGCTAAGACGCTGGCCGAACACAACCGCAATGTGGCGGCCTATCGCGCGTTTGAGCGCAAGGAAATTGAACGGGAGCGGCAGGGGGAATGA
- the rsmA gene encoding 16S rRNA (adenine(1518)-N(6)/adenine(1519)-N(6))-dimethyltransferase RsmA: MSDTYDEDYEDGEETPGLTDAPARKALGQHFLFDPSILKRAANAAGSPKGKTVIEVGPGPGGLTRAILNEDPALLIAVETDPRFSEALLGWPEAKSGKMQVIAKDARKVHWEKVLEEAGAETPAMIIANLPYNVGTPLLIDWLKAGDWRGNMALMFQKEVAERICAKPDTSAYGRLAVLAQAVTKPYIAFTLPPGAFRPPPKVDSAVAVLEPLPPGQRFEHLALLEQIAGAAFGQRRKMLRAALKPFAKKRGMKAEAWLEDCGIDPTARAETLTQAQFRKLAESLA, from the coding sequence ATGAGCGACACCTATGACGAAGACTATGAAGACGGCGAGGAAACGCCCGGCCTGACAGATGCGCCCGCCCGCAAGGCGCTGGGCCAGCACTTCCTGTTTGACCCCAGCATCCTGAAGCGCGCCGCCAATGCCGCCGGCTCACCCAAAGGCAAAACCGTGATCGAGGTTGGCCCTGGCCCTGGCGGGCTGACCCGCGCTATCCTCAATGAAGATCCCGCGCTGCTGATCGCAGTGGAAACCGATCCGCGCTTTTCAGAGGCCCTGCTCGGCTGGCCGGAGGCGAAGTCCGGCAAGATGCAGGTCATCGCCAAGGATGCCCGCAAGGTGCACTGGGAAAAGGTGCTGGAGGAAGCCGGCGCCGAAACGCCCGCGATGATCATCGCCAACCTGCCCTACAATGTCGGCACGCCGCTGCTGATCGACTGGCTGAAGGCGGGCGACTGGCGCGGGAACATGGCGCTGATGTTCCAGAAGGAAGTGGCCGAACGCATCTGCGCCAAGCCCGACACCAGCGCCTATGGCCGCCTCGCCGTGCTCGCCCAGGCCGTAACGAAACCTTACATCGCCTTCACCCTGCCGCCGGGCGCCTTCCGCCCGCCGCCGAAGGTCGACAGCGCCGTCGCCGTTCTGGAGCCGCTGCCGCCGGGCCAGCGCTTCGAGCATCTCGCCCTTCTGGAACAGATCGCCGGGGCCGCCTTCGGCCAGCGCCGCAAGATGCTGCGCGCCGCGCTCAAGCCCTTCGCCAAGAAGCGCGGCATGAAAGCGGAAGCCTGGCTAGAAGACTGCGGCATCGACCCAACCGCCCGCGCCGAAACGCTGACCCAGGCACAGTTCCGGAAGCTGGCCGAAAGCCTCGCCTGA